The Geobacter sp. genomic interval GATAGCGTGCTCGTCAAGGGGTCGCGCGGCATGCGGATGGAAACCGTAGCCGAGGGGATTCGCATCTGGTGGGCAGGATCTGCCGGGAAGGGGGCTCACTGATGCTCTACCACCTCTTCTACCCGCTCGCCAGCGACATCAAGCTCTTCAATGTCTTCAAATACCTGACCTTCAGGTCGATCTATGCCATGATCACCGCTCTGGTGGTCTGTTTCATTATCGGGCCGTGGGTGATCCGCAAGCTCGAAGGGCTGCAGGCGCGCCAGGTCATCCGAACCGACGGTCCGGAATCGCATCTGAAGAAACAGGGGACCCCGACCATGGGGGGAGTGCTCATCCTGGCGGCCATCATCGTGCCGACGCTCCTCTGGGCTGATCTTACCAATCAGTATGTCTGGCTGACCATCTTCATTATCGTCGGCTATGGCCTGATCGGTTTTGTGGACGACTATAAAAAGGTCGTGGAAAAGAACCCCAAAGGGCTTTCACCGCGGCAGAAGATGTTCTGGCAGGTCCTCCTGGGAGGCGTTGTCGGGGTGGCCCTCTACTCGCTCCCCGGTTTCTCCACCGATGTCTATTTCCCCTTCTTCAAGAGGATCCATCCGGATCTGGGGATGTTCTACATCCCGTTCGCCATGCTGGTCATCGTCGGCGCGAGCAATGCCGTGAACCTGACCGACGGGCTGGACGGCCTTGCCATCGGGCCGGTGGCGATCAATGCCGCGACGTACCTGCTTTTCTCCTACATAGCCGGCAATGTCAGGCTGTCCGGCTATCTGCAGATACCCTATGTAGCGGGAAGCGGCGAACTCGCCGTGCTCTGCGGGGCCATGGTCGGCGCTGGGCTGGGATTCCTCTGGTACAACTCCTACCCTGCCGAGGTGTTCATGGGGGATGTGGGCTCGCTCTCCCTGGGGGGCGGCCTGGGCACGCTGGCGGTGATCACCAAACAGGAGATCCTGCTGGTCATCGTGGGGGGAATCTTCGTCATCGAGGCGCTGTCGGTGATCTTCCAGGTCGGGTCGTACAAATACCG includes:
- a CDS encoding phospho-N-acetylmuramoyl-pentapeptide-transferase, whose amino-acid sequence is MLYHLFYPLASDIKLFNVFKYLTFRSIYAMITALVVCFIIGPWVIRKLEGLQARQVIRTDGPESHLKKQGTPTMGGVLILAAIIVPTLLWADLTNQYVWLTIFIIVGYGLIGFVDDYKKVVEKNPKGLSPRQKMFWQVLLGGVVGVALYSLPGFSTDVYFPFFKRIHPDLGMFYIPFAMLVIVGASNAVNLTDGLDGLAIGPVAINAATYLLFSYIAGNVRLSGYLQIPYVAGSGELAVLCGAMVGAGLGFLWYNSYPAEVFMGDVGSLSLGGGLGTLAVITKQEILLVIVGGIFVIEALSVIFQVGSYKYRGKRIFRMAPIHHHFELKGVAEPKIIVRFWIITIILALVAISTLKLR